The region GAGAGCTTCCCCGACCTGGCGCGCCAGGCCATCATCACGGCTTTCCTGCACAAGAACCCACGCCTGTGGGACGACGACGACCAGTCGCTCGACCAGCTGGCCGCCAATGACGACGGCGACGACGATCACGACGAAGACGAAGCCACCGACGATTTCGCCCAGATGTTTGACCAGGATGGAGATGACCATGGCCGATAACACGGAACAAAAGAGCAATCTTCCCGCGCTGACGAAACAGGTCACGGAATTGGTGCTGTCCGGTTCGCTGGGCCACGCCGAGCAGGCGTTTGCCGACGCGGCCGACCAGTATGGCGATCTGGCCGTGGTGGAAGTGCTGAGCGCCATCCCGCCGCAGGTGACGGCCCTGCACCTGGCCGGCTTTGATGGCGGCAAGATGTCGCTGGCCACCCTGCTGGTGCCGCCAAAAGCCTGGGCCGACAGCCTGGCCTTCATCGCCGCCACCTGGAGCGACGACCAGATCGAGGACGATCCGGAACGCATCGCCGAGTCGCTGTTCGCGCACATCCACGGCGTGGTGTTTTCCACCGACGACGCCGAGCGCCGCCGCGAGCTGCTGCTGGAAGCATCGGCCACCGACTGGGGCGCCACGGCGTTCGCCATCCTGTTCTCGATGGCGCCGAAGGAAATCCTCGAAGTGGCGGGCGAGATCGTCATCAAGGGACCGTATGTGACGGGCGTGACCTCGTCCGACAACGACGTCGTGCCGCTGGCCATCGAGCTGGCGCAAGCGAATGAAGACGGCTGGGACCGCTCGCTGTTCGAACTGTTCCCCGACTTCCGCCACAGCGCCGACCTGGCCGACGCGGAATATTCGGACGACCCGGACGAAGAGCCGACCATGTTGCAGCGCAGCACCAAGGAATTGCTGTACCGCCTGCGCAAACAAGTGCCGAGCACGCGCAGCGCGCCACGCTCCAGCACGCGCCGCAGCCTGGGCACGGGCATTTTCTCGTAATGAAAGCAGGGAACGTCTAATGCTGCCAGCAATTGTTGTAGAGAATCTTCCGCGCCTGGTGCGCGCCATCAAACTGTTGCCAGGCGACCCGCGCGAAGACGCGGCCTTGAACCTGGCCGACGAATTGACGGGCATCACGGCCATGGTGGCCGAGAAGTTCACGAATGAACGCACGGCCGACGGCATCCAGAAAGCGCTGTTCCTGACGGTGGGTGGCGTCTCGCTGGGTCTGGAACAGGCCGTCACGCATGAAGGCGACCAGGCCGCCCTCGACTTCCTCGTCGAACACGGCGCCGAGCACGCATTCCAGGTGGGCTTCCGCCTGATCAAGGAATTGTCGCAGCTGCCCGAAGACGCCCTCGTCGGTGAATACGACCAGGACCCCGTCTACCTGCAGCGCCGCCTGCGCGAGCTGTTCATCGATATTTGCCAGGCCGACCCGAACCAGAACTGGGCCGGCTATGAAAAGTATGCCGTGCAGTTGCAACAGCGCAAGGAAGTGCAAGCCGTCGTGCGCCTGGCCGGCTGGCTGCGCCGCCACCATGACAACGGTCCCGTCAGCGACAGCGACTTGAATGCCGAGGGCGTCATCGCCCTGGCCATCATCTTCGCCATCGAAGGCGGGGGACGCATCATCGCGCGCACGGGCCAGAAGGAGTTTGAACGCTTCGTGCGTTCCGTGCGCAAGAACAAGCCCGACTTCGAGGAAGGCTGGGCCGCCCTGGTGGCCAAGGTGCCCGTGCAGCACCATCCCGTGTTGCTCGACCGCATAGAGTCGTACCGCCGCAGCTGCACCGTCGTGCATAAAATCCTCACGCGGGCCAGCATGAAGAGCCTGTTCGAGGACCTGGAAAATTATGCGGGTTCGGAGCTGGATGCGGATTATTCGTGACCTGCGACTTGACGCATGCGATTGTCGGATTACGGCCTGCGGCCTAATCCGACCTACGCCGACCTACGCCGACCTCATCGGCCTATTCTTTCTCTTCCATGGCCGCTTCTTCGGCCAGTTTTACAAACGCCGCCACCAGCGGCGACGTCTCTTCTTCCCTTTGTGCAAGTAATAAGCTGGTGGTCGCCTGCGGGTCGGCGATGGGGCGGTAGCACACGCCATCCATGCGGATGCGGTCGAACGAGGCAGGCAGCACGGAAATGCCGCAGCCGGCCGCCACCAGGCCGATGATGGTTGACGCTTCGCCCGCTTCCTGCGCCACCTGGGGCACGAAGCCGGCCGCCTTGCACAGGCGGAAGATCTGCGGATAAATCCCCGTGCCCGCATCCTTGGGGTACATGACAAAGCCTTCGCCCGCCATGTCGGCGATGGCAATCGCATCCTTGGCCGCCAGCGCATGGGCGACGGGCAAGACGAGGAACAGCGGATCCTGGCGCAATTGCGTCAGCTTGATATCCGATGGATACGTCGTTTCCGGCGGGCGCACGAAGCCCAGGTCCATGGTGCGGCCGCTGATCGCTTCCAGTTGATGCAGGGTCGCCATTTCGTGCAGGGTCAAGGTGACGTGCGGAAACTGCTGGCGGTAGCGGTTGATGACGGTGGCGAAGTAGGGCGTGAACGGCGTGGAAAACGTAAAACCGATGCGCAATTCGCCCGCTTCACCCCGCTGTGCCCGGCGCGCCGTGACGGCCGCCTGTTCCGACAGGGCCAGGATGCGCCGCGCATCGTCGAGGAACAGGCGGCCTGCTTCTGTCAGGCGCACGGAGCGCTTGTTGCGCTCAAACAACTGCGCACCCAATTCCGCTTCCAGCGCCTGGATCTGCTGGCTCAGCGGCGGCTGGCCGATGTGCAGGCGCTCGGCCGCGCGCGTGAAGTGCAGCTCTTCGGCGACGGCGACAAAGTAACGCAGGTGGCGCAGTTCCATATTCGTCCAGTAATCGTTTTAAAGTATGAGCTGGGCCTTGAATATATATTGGACGATATGAGTTGGCAATCCTAAGATGAAGAATCGCTCCTTCTTCGAAACACGGCCATGTCTGATTCATCGCTTGCCTTTGCCCCCGCTGCCCCATCCGCCATTCCGGTTTCTGCTCCTGTTCCCCGCACGGCCATCGCCAAGAGTTCCATCGAATTCAAGCGCAGCAACCGCGCCCTGTTCTTCGGCGGCTTTTCCACCTTCAGCTTGCTGTATTGCATCCAGCCCCTGTTCCCGCTGCTGTCGCAGCAGTTTCATCTGACGCCGGCGCAAAGCAGCTGGTCCTTGTCCGTGTCGAGCGGCTTGCTGGCCATTTCCTTGGTGTTGCTCAGCGCCGTGTCGGACCGGGTCGGCCGCAAGCCCTTGATGGTGGCGTCGATGTTTTCCGCCGCGATACTCACGATTTTGTCCGCCTTCGCGCAGGATTATGCGCAACTGCTGGCCATCCGTGCCGCGCTGGGTGTCGCCTTGGGCGGCATGCCGGCCGTGGCCATGGCGTACCTGGGCGAGGAAATCGAGGGGCCGTCTCTGGGCCTGTCGATGGGCTTGTATATTGCGGGCAGCGCGTTTGGCGGCATGTCGGGACGCTTGATCGCTTCCATGCTCAGCGATTTCCTGTCGTGGCGCTGGGCCCTGGGCGTGCTGGGCGTGGCCGGCGTGCTGGCGGCGGCGGAATTCTGGCGCAGCCTGCCCGCATCGAAAAATTTCGTGCCCAGTACCAAGGGTTGGCATGCCTTGCCGCACGCGATAAAACAGCATTTTTCCGACCGGGGCTTGCCGTGGCTGTTCTGCCTGGCGTTCGTGCTGATGGGCTGTTTCGTCAGCCTGTATAACTACATCGGCTACCGCCTGCTGGCCGCGCCATTTGGCTTGCGCCAGAGCACAGTCGGCTTGCTGGCCTTCCTGTACCTGATCGGTATCTTCAGTTCCGTCTGGGCCGGGCGCCTGGTGGATCGGCTGGGACGCCGGGGCGTGCTGTGGATTATGCTGTCGGTGATGTTGTCCGGTATTTTATTGACCCTGTTCGATTCGCTGCCGCTGATCGTCATCGGCATGGCGCTGGCCACCTTCGGCTTCTTTGCTTCGCACTCGATCGCCAGCAGCTGGGTCAGCCGCCGCGCCCGCGCACCGCAGGCCCTGGCCTCGGCTTTCTATCTGCTGTTCTATTACCTGGGATCGAGCCTGATCGGTTCCGCCTCGGGCATGATGTGGGGCTTCGATGGCTGGACGGGCGTGATCATCATGCTGGGCCTGTGCCTGGGAGGCGGCGTGCTGATCGCCTTGCGCCTGCGCCATCTGCAGCCGCTGGGGGCGCGCGAAGCGGTGGGCTGAGGCGGCTATTTGGGGCAGTTGCCGATCATCGTTTCCCCCTGCTTGCCCGCGCGCGTGGTCACGCACAGGCTGCCCAGCGCGCTGGTGATCTTGTAGGTGCGGCTGCCCTTGGCCTCATTCGCGCCCACTTCCTCGATTTTTGACGCCTCATACCATTTCGGCGGCACGGCCGCGTAGGCTTCGGCAAATCCTTGCTGCATGCGCTTGAAGCCCGTGTCCTCCAGTTTTTGTTCTCCCCGCTGGGGAAATTCCTTGCGTAAATCCTTGTCGATCTTGCCCACGTCGCGTTTGGCTTGCGCCAGGATATCGGCCGCGCTGGGCGCTGGCGGCGCCGTGATCGCTTCCGGCGTTGCCGGCGCCGGCGCCTGCTCGACGGCAGGTGGCGGCAAGGGGCGGCTGACGGGCGCCGGTATGGTTCGGCGCGGCACGTTTTCAGCGGCCGGTTTTGCGCTGCGCAAGGCTATCGGCCTGGGCGGCGCGGGGGCCGTGTAGCGCAGCCAGGCGATGGCCAGACCCTGCGGCAGGTGCTCGTCGGCGGCAAGGCGGGGACGCGACTGCAGGACGATGTAGGCCAGCCCCGCGTGCAGCAGGACGATCAGCAGCAGGCCGGGAGCGCGGCGGGGCAGGGGTGGCAGCGAGGTCATGGAGGGCAGGGTTGTTCAGGTACGCCAATGTATCTGAAGGATTTGATAATTGTCTAGAATGTCACAAGCGCTTACAAAAAAGTGCCGCATGGAAATTTCGACGCCGTGGCCGCTGGCGGGGAACCCTGCGCCGGCCTGGCGATCCAACTCCCAATACCATGGGAGGACACATCATGATGCAGGCAAAGGAAGTGGCACGGCGCTTTGGCGCCATCGAACACGCAATCGGCCAGGCGGCCCAGCTGTGCGGCAAGCAGCAGGGCATGCCCATGGACTTGAAGGATTGCATCAACCAGCTGGACCAGCAAAAGAGCGCCGTGCGGCAAGCCATCGACACGCAAGACGATGCGCGCATCCGGCAAGCCGTCGACCAGATGGAATCCTTGGGCGACCGCGCCAAGCGGGCCTGCGGCACGGCGGCCAGCGTCACGCCGGAAATGAAGAGCGCCGTGCTCAAGGTGCACGATGAGTTGTCGGACCTGAAGCACCAGCTGCATTAACCAGCTGCATTAGCTACATCTGGCGGAACAAATGCGCATATAAAGGGCTGACGCGCAGTTGCGCCGGGTGCTGGCGCAGGGTCAGCGACAGCTTGCCGGCCTCGTCGCGCACGGCCGTGGCGATGGCGCTGGCGTTGACGATGGTGCCCCGGTGGATTTGCCAGAATTGTTGCGGGTCCAGCTGGGGCAAGAGTTCCTTCAGGCTCGTGCGTATCAGCGCTTCGCTGTCCTGGCACACGACGTTGATGTATTTGTCCAGCGCTTCGAAATACACGACGTCGGCCAGCGCGATCATGCGCACGCTGTTGCCGACGGCGGCCCGTATCATTTGCAGGCGCGGGGCGGGCGGCAGCATGGCTTGCAGCTGGCTCAGCAGGCGGGCCATGTTGTCGTCGCTGGCGGACTGGGTTGCCTGCGGCGCTGGCGGCACCGTTTCGGCTGGCGCTGCTGTTGCAGTGGTTGCAGTGGTTGCAGCGGTGCCGCTGCCACCGCCGCTGTCGCGCAAGCGCTGCTGCAGCCGTTCCACCGTCTTGCCCAGTCGCGCATCGTTGACGGGTTTTAAGACGTAGTCGGCGGCCGCGTGCTCGAAAGCGGCCAGCGCATATTCGTCGTAGGCGGTCACAAACACGATGTGGGGAAACGCAACGCCGTCGGGCCACTGTTCCGCCAGTTCCTCGGCCGCTTCCAGGCCCGTCTTGCCTGGCATCTTGATGTCGAGAAAGAGGATGTCGGGTTGCAGCGCCAGGCCTTGCCGCAAGGCTTCCACGCCATTGGGGCAGGTGGCAACGATGTCGAGCTCTGGCCACAGCCGCTGCAAGGCGTGCGCGAGGGCGGCGGCGAGTATCGGTTCGTCTTCGGCGATCAGGGCGCGTGGCGCGCGTGGAGTGTATTGGCTCATGCGAGGGGACTCGTGATGGTGGATGGAAGGGGGAATGTCAGGCGGGCCGTCGCGCCCGCCGGATGGTTGGCGGCCAGCGACAGGCTGGCGGTATCGCCATGCATGCCGCGCAGGCGTTCGCGGATATTCGCCACGCCCAGGTGCGTGCCCTTGGTCTGGCCCGGATGGTCGAGGCCCAGGCCATCGTCGCTGACGGTAAGAATCAGCACGCCGCCGTCGGTGGCGGCCTGCACGTGGATATGGCCGCCTTCGATCTTCGGTTCCAGGCCATGCTGGATGGCGTTTTCCACCAGCGGCTGCAGCAGCATGGGCGGCACCTTGACCTGGCGCAAGGCATCGGGCAATTCCAGCGCAAAGCGCAGGCGCGCGCCCATGCGTATCGACATCAGGCCCAGGTAGGCTTGCATCAGGGAAAATTCCTGCTCCAGGGTGGTGGACTCGGCGCGCGAGGAAGAAAGCGTGGCGCGCAAATACTGGATCAGCTGGTCGAGCAGCAACTGGGCGCGCTCCGGATCAAAGCTGATCAGGCCCTGCAGGTTGGCCAGGGTATTGAACAGCATGTGCGGTTCGATCTGCGCCTGCAGCAGCTGCAGCTGGGCCTGCATGGCCTGGCGCGCCACGGATTCGGCGCGGGCTTTTTCCTCGGCTGCCGCCATTTGCAGGCGGGCAATCTTTTCGCGGCTGGAGAAAAACAGCACGGCGCCTCCCGTGGCCAGCAGGGTGAATACGAGTGTGCCCATCATTTGCGTGGGCAGCAGGTTTTCAAAGCCCCCCACGTCCACGCCCGTCAGCCAGCTGAACAGGGCCAAGCCCAATATTTGCGCCACGGGCACGGAAATCAGGATGATGAGCATGAAGGGCAGGAATCTGGGCCGCTGGTCCGCGCCCCATAACGTCAGGCGCACACCGTCGATCAGCAGGAAGGCGATCGTGCCGATGCACATCGAGGCGATCAGGTTTTGGCCAAAATGGCTGCCCGGATTGAGGATGAACGTGATGACAAGCGCGCAGATCACGTTCAGCGCCAGCGCGTAGCGGGCATCGTGCAGCATGCGGTAGTACGGAGACCTGGCCTTGGCTATTGGCGTATCGGCGGAGGGAGCGTCGGTTTTCATGGTGGTGTCTGCTAGTAGCGATGGGGCATTGTGTGCCAGCGCAGGCCAGGGCGCAACAGAGCTGCGACGAAACGGGACTGGCGCGCCGCCATTCACCGCGGCGCGTCGCCAAACGGGGCCGCTTTACTTTTCAGCATTGGCACGGGATAGTATGGCAAGACAGTCTTGCATCCATAAAATTGCGATAAAGGAAATCCCATGTGGCCCTATCCACGCACCCTGGCGCACCGCGGCGGCGGCACCCTGGCGCCTGAAAATACCCTGGCCGCCTTGCGCTGCGGCCTGGCCTACGGCTATCGCGCCGTGGAATTCGATGTCATGCTGGCGTCCGACGGCGTACCCGTCGTGGTGCACGACCCCGAGCTGGGCCGCACCGTGGCCGGCAGCGGCCATGTCAATGACTACACGGCCGCGCAGCTGGGAGCGATGGAGGCGGGCGCCTGGTTCGGCCCCGCATTCGCAGGCGAAGGCGTGCCCACGTTCGAGGCCGTGGTGGACTATTGCAAGGCGCAGCGCATCTGGATGAATATCGAAATCAAGCCGGCGCCCGGCTTCGACGTGCCCACGGGCAAGACCGTGGCGCGCGCTACGCGCGATTGTTTTGCAAAGGAAATTGCTGCAGGAGAGTTATTGCCGTTGCTATCATCGTTCAGCATCGCTGCATTGGACGCGGCGCGCGAGGCGGCCCCGGAACTGGCGCGCGGCTGGCTGGTCGAACAGATACCGGAAGACTGGGTGAAAAAGGCGAAGGAACTGGACGTGGTGGCCATCCATTGCGACCACCAGCAGCTGACGCCGGAACTGGCGCGAGAGGTCAAGGAGGCGGGATACGGGCTGTTCTGCTACACCGTCAACACGCCGGAGCGGGCCAGCGAGCTGCTGGCCTGGGGCGTGGATGGGTTTTGTACGGACAGGATCGACCTGATTACTGCGGTGGAATAATGTGATGAATACGCAGCGGAAATCCGGGGTCAGACCCGTCGGGTCTGACCCCAGCAGTTCGGCAGTTGTCGTCCAGAAAAAAGGTTAGAACGTTACACGCATGCCTACTGTCAAGTTACGTCCCATCAACGGCGCCGCATTCTTGATGAACGAGGTGTGGCTGTACGCCAATTCGTTCGTCAGGTTATTCGCCTTGATGTAGAACTGGGCCGGCGTCGTGCCGATGCGCGTGTCGTAGTTGGCGGACAGGTTCAGCATGTTGTAGCCCGGCGTTGCCGTTTCAAATGCTGCCACTTTATCCTGCTTGCCCACGCGGTAGAGCTCGGCCACGCCGCTCCACGCCTGCCAGTTGGCGTCGAACTTCACACCAAAACGCTGGGCCGGAATGCGCGGCAAGTTGCCACCATCGTTGGCCAGCTTGGCCCGCACGTAGTCGCCGAACACGCTGGCGCCGAACATGGGGTTCAACTGCTGGCGGATCTGCCCTTCGACGCCCGTGAACGTGGCGTCGCGCTGGGCGTACTGGATCAGCTGGAAGCCTTCGTGATTGTCCAGCGTGCTGCCGAAGATGTAGTTGTCGACCTTGTTGCGGTAGGCGCTGGCCGAGAACGTCGTGGCGCCCGCATATTTGCGCAAGGTTAAGTCGATATTGTTCGACGTTTCCTTGCCCAGGTTTTCATTGCCCAGCTCATACGTGGCTGTGGCCATGTGCACGCCGTGCGCATACAGTTCCTCGGCGCTGGGCAGGCGGTGCGTGCGCGAAATGGTCGAACCGAGCGAATACTGGGGCGCGAATTTCCACACGGCACCCAGGGAAATCGAGGTGCCCTTGGCGCTGCGGTCTTGCAAGGTGGCGCTGTCGACCGTGATGTCTTGCCATTCGTGGCGCAAGCCCGCTTCGAAGCGCCATTGGTCGAGCTTGTATTCTTCCACCAGGAAAGCCGCGTGTTTCTTTGTTACCGTCGGCGCCACGTACGCTTCTTCGCCCAAGGCGGAGAAATCGCGTTTCGACGTTTGCAGGCCGACCACGCCGCGCCAGCCGAAGACGGGATGGTGTTCCATTTCCAGGCGCGCGTCGTGGCCCTTGTTTTTAAACGTGGTGGCGATTTCCGTGCCTTCGATTTCATCGTGCTTGTAATCGGTGAACGCGGCGCGCAGGCGCAGCTTGGCGAAGCCGGGCACGGGGTCGCGCAGTTCGCTGCGCACATCCCAGCGTTCGCTCTTCAGTTTTACGTACGGCACGCTTTCGTGTTCATGCTCGTGCTCATGTTCCTCTTCGTCGCCATGGCCGTGGCCTTCGTGGCCGCCGCAATGCAGGTGCGTGCCGTGCGGGTGGCAGCTCTCGAATTCGTGGTTGTGGCCAGGTAAGCCATACTCCGCATGCTGGCTGGTGAAGGCCAGGCCCAGGAAGCCGCGCGATCCTACCCACGACACGCCCACGCTGCCCGTGTCCGTCTTGTTGTAGCTGCCGCCTACTTTCGAGCCGCCTTCCCAGCCGCTGCCGACCTTGTATTCTTTCGCGTCGCGCTTGACGCCTTCCGCGTGGAAGGCGATGTTGCCGGAGCCGCCAGTCACTTCAAAAGCGCCCGCCTTTTCGCGCGCGCCCGAGTTGGCGCGCACTTCCGCGCTGCCTTCCAAGCCCTTTGCCGGCACGCGCGTGGGGATTTTCTTGTCGATTACGTTGACGACGCCACCGACGGCGCCGCCGCCATACGCCAGCGCGGACGGGCCGCGCAAGACTTCAATCTGTTCCGACAGCATCGGTTCGGCCGCGACAGCATGGTCGGGGCTGATGGTCGATGCATCCTGCACTTCGGCGCCGTCGGACAGCACTTTCACGCGCGGGCCATCCATGCCGCGGATGATGGGACGGCTGGCGCCTGCGCCGAAATGGCTGGACGTGATGCCGGGCTGGCCGGCCAGCGTTTCACCGAGGGTCGCTGCCCTTGCCAGCACCAGTGCCTCGCCTTCGAGCACGGTGACGGGCGTGCTCATGTCGTCGCTGCCCAGGGCCAGCGCGCTGGCCGAGACGGTGACGGCAGGCAAGGTTGTCGCCTGCTGCGCCAGGGCGCTGGCAGGGGCGGCAAAGGCCAGCATGATGGCCAGCGCGACGGGAGTGGGTTGGTGAGGACGTACGGACATGGGCAAGATTTCCTTATCGGCTATCGGTGTTGGCAGGGTTGGGGCAGCGCGTGAAAAGGAAATAGCCTGCCCTAAGTTGATAATGATAACCCATTATCATTACTGTGTGACAGTTTTTCCGGGCGGTAGATAGAGGCGGATGGTGTATTCTGTCGGCTATGGAACGCACAACACGTCAAAAAACCGCTATTCAAGCCGCCATCGAGTCGGCCCAGCGCCCATTATCGGCGCAGGAAATCCTCGAACAGGCCAGCTTGCAGGTGACGCAGCTGGGTATTGCCACCGTTTACCGCAACTTGAAGTCCCTGGTGCTGGAAGAAAAAGTGCATGTGGTGACCTTGCCGGGTGAAAATCCGCGCTATGAGTCGAATGCTGTCGCCAATCACCACCACCACCATTTCCAGTGCACCACCTGCCAGCGCGTGTTCGACGTGCATGATTGCCCGGGTGACTTGAAGCGCATGGCGCCGCAAGGCTTTGTTGTCGAGCGCCATGAACTGACCCTGTACGGCCGCTGCGCCGACTGCAATGCGGCGGCCGGCGCCAGTGTGGCTGGCACAGCCCCGCACGCCTGCGCCAGCCACCACGACCCGGCTTGAGCGGGCAGGGCGGTATGCGTGGGCAGGCTTGCAACAATGCTGCCTGTCCGGCGCCAATTCCCGTACCCAGATCACGTATAATCTTCCCTTTAAAGCTGCCGCCACTCTTTGCCAAAAAAACATGAAATCAACTGAAATCCGCGACAAGTTCCTCAAATTTTTCGAGTCCAAGGGCCATTCCATCGTCCGTTCCAGCTCCCTGGTGCCAGGCAATGATCCGACCTTGCTGTTGACGAACAGCGGCATGGTGCAATTCAAGGACGTGTTTACGGGCACGGACAGCCGTCCGTACACGCGCGCCACCTCGGTGCAGCGCTGCGTGCGCGCCGGCGGCAAGCACAACGATCTGGAAAACGTCGGCTACACGGCGCGCCACCATACTTTCTTTGAAATGCTGGGCAACTTCAGCTTTGGCGACTATTTCAAGCGCGACGCGATTCAATACGCGTGGGAACTGCTGACCAAAGTCTATGGCTTGCCGGCTGACAAGCTGACCGTCACCGTGTACATCGAAGATGACGAAGCGTACGATATCTGGGCAAAAGAAATCGGCGTGCCCGTCGAGCGCATCATCCGCATCGGCGACAACAAGGGTGCGCGCTACGCATCGGACAATTTCTGGCAGATGGCTGATACGGGCCCATGCGGCCCATGCACGGAAATCTTCTATGACCACGGCGCCGACATTCCTGGCGGCCCGCCGGGCTCGCCTGACGAAGACGGCGACCGCTTCATTGAAATCTGGAATCTCGTGTTCATGCAGTTCAACCGCGACGAAGCGGGCGTCATGCACAAGTTGCCGAAGCCATGCGTCGACACGGGCATGGGCATGGAGCGCCTGGCCGCCGTGCTGCAGCACGTGCATTCGAACTATGAAATCGACCTGTTCCAGCACCTGATCCGCGCTGCCGCGCGCGAAACGGGCGCCACGGACCTGGAAAACAAGTCGCTGCGCGTGATCGCCGACCACATCCGCGCCGCCGCCTTCATGATCGTCGACGGCATCATCCCGGGCAGCGAAGGCCGCGCGTACGTATTGCGCCGCATCATCCGCCGCGCCCTGCGCCATGGCCACAAGCTGGGCCAGACGAAACCGTTCTTCTACAAGCTGGTGGCTGACCTCGCCATCGAGATGGGCGGCGCCTATCCAGAGCTGGAAGACGCGAAAGACAACGTCGCCAACATGCTCAAAGCCGAGGAAGAGCGTTTCGGCGAAACCCTGGAAACGGGCATGAAAGTGCTGGAAGCGCAGCTGGCCAAGGATGCCACGGGCATCGACGGCGCCACCGCGTTTACTTTGTACGAAACGTATGGCTTCCCGCCGGACCTGACGGCCGACATCTGCCGCGAACGCAACATCAGTTTCGACCAGGTGGGCTACGAGGTTGCCTTGAAGGAAAGCCAGGAACTGTCGCGCAAGGGCGGCAAGACGCACAAGGACAGCAAGGTCGAGTACACGGGCGAGAAAAACACATTCGTCGGCTACGACCAATTGACGTTCAGCGGCAAGGTCGTGGCGCTGTACGCGGCCGGCACGCAGGTCACGGAACTGAAGGCGGGCCAGGAAGGCATCGTCGTGCTCGACACCACGCCGTTCTACGCCGAATCGGGCGGCCAGGTGGGCGACCAGGGCGTGATCGCCTCGGGCGCGGGCAGCTTTGCCGTCAGCGACACGCTGAAAATCCAGGCGGACGTGTTCGGCCACCACGGCGTGCTGGAGTCCGGTGTATTGAAAGTGGGCGACGCCGTCTCGGCGCAAGTCGATACGGCCAAGCGCGCGCGCACCATCCGCAACCACTCGGCCACGCACTTGATGCACAAGGCTTTGCGCGAAGTGCTGGGCAGCCACGTGGCGCAAAAGGGCTCGCTGGTCGATCCCGATAAAACCCGTTTCGACTTCAGCCACCATGCGCCGATGACGGCGGAACAGATCGTCGCCGTGGAAACCATCGTCAACAAAGAGATCCTGGAAAACCGCGCCACGCAGGCGCACCTGATGTCGTTTGACGATGCCGTCAAGCATGGCGCGATGGCCCTGTTCGGCGAGAAATACGGCGACGAAGTGCGCGTGCTCGACATCGGCAGCTCGAAAGAGCTGTGCGGCGGCGTCCACGTGCAGCGCACGGGCGACATCGGCCTGTTCAAGATCATCGGCGAAAGCGGTGTTGCCGCCGGTATCCGCCGCGTGGAAGCGGTGACGGGCGAGGGCGCGCTGGCGCTGGTGCAAACCATCAACCGCC is a window of Janthinobacterium rivuli DNA encoding:
- a CDS encoding LysR substrate-binding domain-containing protein, whose translation is MELRHLRYFVAVAEELHFTRAAERLHIGQPPLSQQIQALEAELGAQLFERNKRSVRLTEAGRLFLDDARRILALSEQAAVTARRAQRGEAGELRIGFTFSTPFTPYFATVINRYRQQFPHVTLTLHEMATLHQLEAISGRTMDLGFVRPPETTYPSDIKLTQLRQDPLFLVLPVAHALAAKDAIAIADMAGEGFVMYPKDAGTGIYPQIFRLCKAAGFVPQVAQEAGEASTIIGLVAAGCGISVLPASFDRIRMDGVCYRPIADPQATTSLLLAQREEETSPLVAAFVKLAEEAAMEEKE
- a CDS encoding MFS transporter: MSDSSLAFAPAAPSAIPVSAPVPRTAIAKSSIEFKRSNRALFFGGFSTFSLLYCIQPLFPLLSQQFHLTPAQSSWSLSVSSGLLAISLVLLSAVSDRVGRKPLMVASMFSAAILTILSAFAQDYAQLLAIRAALGVALGGMPAVAMAYLGEEIEGPSLGLSMGLYIAGSAFGGMSGRLIASMLSDFLSWRWALGVLGVAGVLAAAEFWRSLPASKNFVPSTKGWHALPHAIKQHFSDRGLPWLFCLAFVLMGCFVSLYNYIGYRLLAAPFGLRQSTVGLLAFLYLIGIFSSVWAGRLVDRLGRRGVLWIMLSVMLSGILLTLFDSLPLIVIGMALATFGFFASHSIASSWVSRRARAPQALASAFYLLFYYLGSSLIGSASGMMWGFDGWTGVIIMLGLCLGGGVLIALRLRHLQPLGAREAVG
- a CDS encoding LytR/AlgR family response regulator transcription factor — protein: MSQYTPRAPRALIAEDEPILAAALAHALQRLWPELDIVATCPNGVEALRQGLALQPDILFLDIKMPGKTGLEAAEELAEQWPDGVAFPHIVFVTAYDEYALAAFEHAAADYVLKPVNDARLGKTVERLQQRLRDSGGGSGTAATTATTATAAPAETVPPAPQATQSASDDNMARLLSQLQAMLPPAPRLQMIRAAVGNSVRMIALADVVYFEALDKYINVVCQDSEALIRTSLKELLPQLDPQQFWQIHRGTIVNASAIATAVRDEAGKLSLTLRQHPAQLRVSPLYAHLFRQM
- a CDS encoding sensor histidine kinase, which encodes MKTDAPSADTPIAKARSPYYRMLHDARYALALNVICALVITFILNPGSHFGQNLIASMCIGTIAFLLIDGVRLTLWGADQRPRFLPFMLIILISVPVAQILGLALFSWLTGVDVGGFENLLPTQMMGTLVFTLLATGGAVLFFSSREKIARLQMAAAEEKARAESVARQAMQAQLQLLQAQIEPHMLFNTLANLQGLISFDPERAQLLLDQLIQYLRATLSSSRAESTTLEQEFSLMQAYLGLMSIRMGARLRFALELPDALRQVKVPPMLLQPLVENAIQHGLEPKIEGGHIHVQAATDGGVLILTVSDDGLGLDHPGQTKGTHLGVANIRERLRGMHGDTASLSLAANHPAGATARLTFPLPSTITSPLA
- the ugpQ gene encoding glycerophosphodiester phosphodiesterase, which encodes MWPYPRTLAHRGGGTLAPENTLAALRCGLAYGYRAVEFDVMLASDGVPVVVHDPELGRTVAGSGHVNDYTAAQLGAMEAGAWFGPAFAGEGVPTFEAVVDYCKAQRIWMNIEIKPAPGFDVPTGKTVARATRDCFAKEIAAGELLPLLSSFSIAALDAAREAAPELARGWLVEQIPEDWVKKAKELDVVAIHCDHQQLTPELAREVKEAGYGLFCYTVNTPERASELLAWGVDGFCTDRIDLITAVE
- a CDS encoding TonB-dependent receptor domain-containing protein — protein: MSVRPHQPTPVALAIMLAFAAPASALAQQATTLPAVTVSASALALGSDDMSTPVTVLEGEALVLARAATLGETLAGQPGITSSHFGAGASRPIIRGMDGPRVKVLSDGAEVQDASTISPDHAVAAEPMLSEQIEVLRGPSALAYGGGAVGGVVNVIDKKIPTRVPAKGLEGSAEVRANSGAREKAGAFEVTGGSGNIAFHAEGVKRDAKEYKVGSGWEGGSKVGGSYNKTDTGSVGVSWVGSRGFLGLAFTSQHAEYGLPGHNHEFESCHPHGTHLHCGGHEGHGHGDEEEHEHEHEHESVPYVKLKSERWDVRSELRDPVPGFAKLRLRAAFTDYKHDEIEGTEIATTFKNKGHDARLEMEHHPVFGWRGVVGLQTSKRDFSALGEEAYVAPTVTKKHAAFLVEEYKLDQWRFEAGLRHEWQDITVDSATLQDRSAKGTSISLGAVWKFAPQYSLGSTISRTHRLPSAEELYAHGVHMATATYELGNENLGKETSNNIDLTLRKYAGATTFSASAYRNKVDNYIFGSTLDNHEGFQLIQYAQRDATFTGVEGQIRQQLNPMFGASVFGDYVRAKLANDGGNLPRIPAQRFGVKFDANWQAWSGVAELYRVGKQDKVAAFETATPGYNMLNLSANYDTRIGTTPAQFYIKANNLTNELAYSHTSFIKNAAPLMGRNLTVGMRVTF